Genomic window (Deltaproteobacteria bacterium):
TCAACACGGGGATCAGCGTCGGCGACAGCTCGTTCACGATCGATCCGCTCTCGATCGGCCTGAACTTCGCGATCATCAGCAACGCCAGCGCGGCGGGGACGATCGCGGCGGCGAGTGCGCAGGACGTTCTGCTCGCGACCTTCGCGAGCACGGGCGGCCCGGTGACGCTCGAAGGTCCTGAGGTCCAGGCGGGTCAGGACGCGGTGTTCGACAACAACCTCGTTGCGATCCTCGACTACTCGATCACCGTGGTTCCGATTCCGCCCGTGCCGGAACCGGCTTCGGTGGTGCTGCTCGGTCTGGGTCTCGCGGCGCTCGGCTTCGTTCGCCGCTCGGCCTGATTCTCTGACTCTAGAGATCGCCTGGCGGTCTCGCGGGGGCGGTGTCGCGCAAGCGACACCGCCCCTTTGTCTTTCTCGCGTCTCGCGCGCGTCTCTTGACCGCGCTGACCTCGCGTGTTCAGATTCAATTCGCCGTCGCGCGTCTCGCGACCCGGCCACCGGAAGGAAAGCCATGCTGCGCAGCTCTCTCGCCCTCGCGTTCGCAGTGCTCGCGCTCGCGCTGCCCGCCGCGTCGATTGCTGCGGTCGCGGTGTTCCAGGATCCGAGCAACACCGGGGCGACGGGCTCGCCGCCGGCGTCGATCACCGTCGGCGGGCCGCCGGTGTCGCTGCATCTCTTCTACCAGGGCGGCTCGACGGCATCGTCGAGCAACGCGTGTCTCTCTGGCAACGGCGAAGAGGTCTGCGGCTGGGACGTGCACGTCTCCACGTCCGGCCCGGGCGTGGTCCTGCAGAGCTTCACTCCCGACACGGGGCCCGGCTCCGACGTGGTCGCGGCGATCTCCGGCAATGTGCTGCGCGCGAACGGGGGCGTGCCCACCACGGGCGAGCTCGGCATACACCGAATCGGGACGCTCGTGGTCTCGGCGTCCGCGCCCGGCTCGGTCACCGTATCGGGGAACCTGTACGTGACCGCGAGCCTGCAGGCCGCGGCCGTCACCACCGGCAACACGCTCGCGACCGCGGCGGCCGGCGGCCCCGACACCGACGGCGACGGCGTCGAGGACGCGAGCGACAACTGCGTGAACGTGCCGAATCCGCGCGTGGCCGAGGGCTTCCTGGCCGCCAATCCGTGGGCAACGCTCACGGGAGGTCAGCGCGACGACGACCACGACGGCTACGGCAACCTCTGCGACGCGGACTTCACGGCCACCGGCGCGCTCGTGGGCTCGTCCGACCTGGCGCAGTACCGGACGGCCAGCGGCAAGAGCCGAACCGGCGACAACTGCGGCACCGCCGGAAATCAGCCCTGCGCGCGCTACGACCTGGACGAGACCGGCGCGCTGATCGGCTCTGGGGACCTCGCCGTCTACCGCGGCCTCTCCGGCAAGGCCGCCGGCCCCAAGTGCACCAGCTGCCCGCTGACCTGCACGGCCGGAACCTCGGGCTCCTGCTCGTTCCCGTTCTAGAAACCGGGGCCTAGAAGCGGGAGCCCGGGGCGGCGAGCTGGAACTGGCTGACCTTCCCCTCGGCCTCGAGCTCCTCGAGCCGTTCGGTGAACCACAGGGCCGTGGTGAGCGCGCGCTCGCGCTGTAGCAGGCGATCTCGCGTGGCCCCGACCTCCGCCTCGATCTTCGCTGCATCGGGCTCCTCGCGCGAGAGCAGCGACACCACGTAGAAGCTCTCGGCGTCGCTGAAGACCCGATCCGCGTTCGGGCGCTCGGCGCCGAGCGCGAAGGCCTCCTGGCGCAGGTCCGCGACGGCCGCGAGCCCCGGCACGCTCGCCTCGCGGATTCCGAACGGGGGAGTCACCGCGACCGGAAGCCCGAGAGCGTCAGCGGCCGCGACAAACGGCTTTCCCGCGGCGACCTCGGCAACCAGCGTATTCGCGGCGCTCCGTGCCGCCTCGTAGCCCCGCTCCTCGCGCAGGATCTCGAGCGCGAGAAGCTCCGCGACCTCCTCGAACGGGGTCTGGCTCGCGGGCTCGCGGCCCTCGACCAGGATCAGGTGCACGCCGCGATCGGTCTTGACCGGGCCGCTGGGCTTGCCGGGCTCGAGGCCGAAGGCGACCTCGTCGAAGGCCGCCATCATGCGGCCGCGCGGGAAGCGACCCAGATCGCCGCCGTCCTTTCGCGTCGCGGCGTCGGCCGAGAGCTCGCGGGCGAGATCGGCGAACGACTCGCCCGCGTCGAGCCGGCCGCGCGTCGAGATCGCGAGCGCCTCGGCGTCGTCGCCGCTGAACAGGATGTGCCGCGCGTGCACCTGTTCCGGCTTCGAGAACTCGGCGCTGCGAACCTGGTAGACGGCGCGAACGCGGTCGGGCGAGCTCGCCACCAGCGCCTTGGCGTCGTCGGGCCCGATCGAAGCGCGCTCGCGGAAGGCGGCCTTGCTCGCGGTGGCGTAGCGCAGGCTGACGCGCGTCTGCTCGCGCAGGATCTCGTCGCGCACCGCGGCGTCGGAGATCCGCACCGGCGCCGCGACCAAGCGGGTGAAGTTGCGCTGCAACAGGTCGCGCCGGTGCTGCGCGGCGTACTCGCGCGGGCCCAGGCCGGTGCGCGAGATCAGCCGCTCGGCGAGCTCGCGGTCGAACCGGCCGTCGCGTTGCAGCG
Coding sequences:
- a CDS encoding PEP-CTERM sorting domain-containing protein, with the translated sequence MQRRGSRQISHRRVLAESKFTGGKELGMKKLLAVVALAAGLVLGSAANAAQIDIFLTEVAGNNWQLTVDNNGAANLGAVNLLTSGNLTAMTLNPLNTGISVGDSSFTIDPLSIGLNFAIISNASAAGTIAAASAQDVLLATFASTGGPVTLEGPEVQAGQDAVFDNNLVAILDYSITVVPIPPVPEPASVVLLGLGLAALGFVRRSA